One window of the Zea mays cultivar B73 chromosome 3, Zm-B73-REFERENCE-NAM-5.0, whole genome shotgun sequence genome contains the following:
- the LOC103651369 gene encoding trihelix transcription factor ASIL2 → MDGKLPPPNPNLPYREDCWSEGETAALVDAWGSRYLDLNRGSLRQPQWREVADAVNSRPGASARRRPPRTDIQCKNRVDTLKKKYKAERARGGPSQWNFYAQLDLLVGPTLTGIKKPSPPRAALPVFRRRLTPPRSPSPQSPPPLPVALPLHNYRRGSDLPSANLIHKAAAAAAAAAAESDSEDGYNNNDYDDDEGSQQSPSRSVSSGFGGGGGGAPPAVGSKRKMSSGSGGFGELARAIETFADMYERMEAAKQQHAEEMERQRIKFLKDLELKRMQAFVDMQLQLARTKHARKGDASSDTLMSLAALPFLSSPAYL, encoded by the coding sequence ATGGACGGGAAGTTGCCGCCGCCGAACCCGAACCTGCCGTACCGGGAGGACTGCTGGAGCGAGGGCGAGACGGCCGCGCTCGTCGACGCCTGGGGCTCGCGCTACCTCGACCTCAACCGCGGGAGCCTCCGCCAGCCACAGTGGCGGGAGGTCGCCGACGCCGTCAACTCTCGCCCCGGGGCCTccgcgcgccgccgcccgccGCGCACCGACATCCAGTGCAAGAACCGCGTCGACACGCTCAAGAAGAAGTACAAGGCCGAGCGCGCGCGCGGCGGGCCATCGCAGTGGAACTTCTACGCCCAGCTCGACCTCCTCGTCGGGCCCACGCTCACCGGCATCAAGAAGCCGTCCCCACCGCGCGCCGCGCTGCCCGTGTTCCGGAGGCGCCTGACGCCGCCGCGCTCCCCGTCGCCGCAATCACCGCCGCCGCTTCCCGTGGCGCTCCCCCTGCACAATTACCGCCGTGGCTCCGACCTCCCCTCCGCAAACCTCATCCATAAGGcggccgctgccgccgccgctgctgccGCGGAGTCCGACTCAGAAGATGGCTACAACAACAACGACTATGACGATGACGAAGGATCTCAGCAGTCGCCGTCGCGTTCTGTATCTTCGggctttggtggtggtggtggtggtgctccTCCTGCTGTTGGCAGCAAGAGGAAGATGAGCAGTGGCAGTGGTGGTTTCGGGGAGCTAGCGAGGGCAATTGAGACTTTCGCGGATATGTACGAGCGCATGGAAGCCGCTAAGCAGCAGCACGCGGAGGAGATGGAGAGGCAGCGAATCAAGTTCCTCAAGGATCTGGAGCTGAAGCGGATGCAGGCTTTTGTGGACATGCAGCTACAGCTCGCGAGGACAAAGCACGCCAGGAAGGGTGACGCTTCCTCGGATACGCTCATGTCTCTCGCTGCACTGCCATTCCTCAGCAGCCCTGCTTATCTCTAA